The stretch of DNA GGGGCGTGGACTTTGCCTTCGGCGACGGCGCCCTGGTTCTCGCCGGCCAAGCGGCCGAGGTCGGCGAGTCGCACGTCGAGCTGCCGATCGGCTACGACGGCGCGAAGATCGAGATCACCCTTGACCCGCGGTTCTTGGTCGACTTCCTCAAGACGCTCGGCCCCGAGCAGTCGTTCACGTTCGACTTGGTGGACAGCGACTCGGCCGCGGTCGCCCTCACCGACGACGGCTACACATACGTCCTCATGCCCCTTGCGCGCGACCGGAATTGAAGTCTCTCCGTTTAAAGGAGATGGGGGGATGTTGGAGATAGGGGAGATCGCAAGGCGATGTAGAAGCTTCGTTTGAGATACGGAAGGTGTAATAAAAAAATGGAAATATAGGAGGCGTCTCCGACGCCGACTACGGTCTCCTTGCCGCATCCGACATGACGCGCGTAATCGGCGTCGGAGACGCCTCCTACAGAAATGAAACTTTTTGCTTTCATCCCCCCTATCACCATCATCTCCTTCAACAATCGACTTACCAGTGGACCAAGACGTCGCCCAAAAGCTGTCGGACCTGTGCAAGCGTTCGGAGAAGGAACGCGCCGGGTTCTACGCGCGGCGGCCTAAGCGTGCGGGGGATGTGGTGGCGGCGGTGGTCGCCAAGCACGGCTACGCCGCAGTGAAGGGCGCCGACAGGGTGCGGGACGGCTGGGCGAAGGCGGCGGCCGAGGTGTTGGGCGATGCGGCGATCGCCGGCATGACCGCGGCCGGCGCGCTCAAGCGGGGCGTCCTAGAGGTGATGGTCGCCAACCATGTCGTCATGCAAGAGATCAATTTCCACCGACCCGCCCTGCTCGCCGCCACGCAAACGGCGCTATCCGACTCCAAGATCACAGCGCTGCGATTCAAGGTAGGACGGATTACCTGACACGATATCTCCCCTATCACCAACATCCCCCCTCATCTCCTTCCTAAGAGAAACCCAGCCACCCCAACGGCTAAACGAAACACAACATGGCGATCGAGTCCAATAAAGAATACGGCGAAGGCGACCTAGAGCACCTCTCCGACCTGGAGCACGTGCGCGAACGGCCCAGTATGTATATCGGCGACACGACGGTGCGTGGCCTGCACCACTTGGTGTACGAGGTTGTCGACAACTCGATCGACGAGGCGATGGCCGGCTTCGCGACCGACGTGTCGGTCACGATCAACCCCGACGAATCGGTTACGGTCGAGGACAACGGTCGCGGCATCCCCGTTGAACGTCACACCCAGCTCTCCGAGCAGTTCGATCGCGAGGTCAGCACGCTCGAAGGCGTGATGACGGTCCTCAAGTTCGGCGGCAAGTTTACCAAAGGCGCCTACCAAACCTCGGGCGGCTTGCACGGCGTCGGTGTGACGGTGGTCAACTTCCTCTCCGAATGGGCCGACGTCGAGGTCTTCCGCGATGGCGGCGTCCATCACCAGGAGTACGAGCGCGGCATCCCCAAGGCGCCGATTAAGCGGATCGGCAAGAGCGACAAGAGCGGCACGAAGACGACGTTCAAGGCCGACCCGCAGATCTTCCAGGTCACGAAATACAACTACGCGACGCTGGTGAAGCGGTTACAGGAGTTGGCGTTCCTCAATAAGGGCGTGCGGATCACCATCACCGATGGCCGCACCAACGATTCGGAGACTTTCCAGTACGAGGACGGCATCCGCGAGTTCGTCGTCCACCTCAACCGGGCCAGCGAGCAGGTCCACCCAGAGGTGCTCTACCTCCAGGGCGAGCAGGACGGCGTCGAGCTCGAAGTCGCGCTGCAGTACTCCGGCGAGTACACCGAAAACGTTCACACCTACGTCAACAACATCAACACGCACGAGGGCGGCACGCACCTCAGTGGCTTCCGCGCGGCGTTGACGCGGACGCTGAACAACTACGGCAAGAAAGAGGGGATGTTCAAGGACCTCACCCCCAACGGTGAGGACTTCCGCGAAGGGCTCACCGCGGTTATCTCGTGCCGCGTGCCGCACCCGCAGTTCGAGGGCCAGACGAAGACCAAGCTCGGCAACGGCGAGGTCGAAGGCATCGTTAACACCCTGTTCGGGGAGTACCTCCAGAAGCACCTCGAAGAGAACCCGAAGACGGCCAAAGCGATTCTCCGCAAAGGGATGGTCGCCGCCGAGGCTCGCGAATCGGCCCGCAAGGCGCGGCAGCTCATCCGCGAACGGAAGGGCGCCCTGGGCGGCGGTTCGCTGCCGGGCAAGCTGCGGGATTGTTCCAGCAAGGTGGTCGATAAGTGCGAGCTGTACCTCGTGGAAGGCGACTCGGCCGGCGGTCCGGCCGAAGGCGGACGGCGGCGTGAGTTCCAAGCGATCCTGCCGCTGCGAGGCAAGATCATCAACGCCTACAAGAGCCGCGAAGACAAAGTTCTTGCGAACGAAGAGATCCGCAGCATGATCTCTGCCATCGGCGCGGGGATCGGCGCCGAGCAGGACATCAGCAAACGCCGCTACGGCCGCGTCGTCATCATGACCGACGCCGACGTGGACGGGTCGCACATCCGCACGCTGCTGCTGACGTTCTTCTATCGCCAGATGTACGACCTCGTGGCCCGTGGCCACGTCTACGTCGCCCAGCCGCCGTTGTTCCGCGTCCGTCGCGGCAAGAACCCCGCGCGGTACGTCCAGACCGAGGAAGAGATGCGCATGGAGCTTCTCAATCTGGGTCTCGGCGACAGCGTGCTCGAGTCGGCCGAGGGCGTTCGTATCGAAGGGGACGCCATGAGCGCCTTGGTCCGGCACTTGGCGGGGCTCGAAGATGCGTTGCTCCAGCTCGAACGCCGTGGCGTGTCGCTGAAGATGCACGCCGAGCGACAAGACCCCGTGACCGGCAAGCTGCCGGTATACCATGTCTTCTTTGGTCTGGAAGAGCATTGGTTTACGTCACGACAAGAAGTCGATGACTTCATCGCCCAGAAGCAACACGCCTCGACGGACGAGATTGTCGTCGAGTTCGGCGCCGCGGCGATCACGCTCCAGGACATCGAGGCGGCCCAAAACGGTGAGGCGGCCCAGAACGGCGAGGCCAACGACGCCCCGGATGCAGTAGTCGCCGTCAAGCAACGTCTGCGGGTCGTTGAGCTGCATGAGGT from Botrimarina mediterranea encodes:
- a CDS encoding DciA family protein; translated protein: MDQDVAQKLSDLCKRSEKERAGFYARRPKRAGDVVAAVVAKHGYAAVKGADRVRDGWAKAAAEVLGDAAIAGMTAAGALKRGVLEVMVANHVVMQEINFHRPALLAATQTALSDSKITALRFKVGRIT
- a CDS encoding DNA gyrase subunit B; amino-acid sequence: MAIESNKEYGEGDLEHLSDLEHVRERPSMYIGDTTVRGLHHLVYEVVDNSIDEAMAGFATDVSVTINPDESVTVEDNGRGIPVERHTQLSEQFDREVSTLEGVMTVLKFGGKFTKGAYQTSGGLHGVGVTVVNFLSEWADVEVFRDGGVHHQEYERGIPKAPIKRIGKSDKSGTKTTFKADPQIFQVTKYNYATLVKRLQELAFLNKGVRITITDGRTNDSETFQYEDGIREFVVHLNRASEQVHPEVLYLQGEQDGVELEVALQYSGEYTENVHTYVNNINTHEGGTHLSGFRAALTRTLNNYGKKEGMFKDLTPNGEDFREGLTAVISCRVPHPQFEGQTKTKLGNGEVEGIVNTLFGEYLQKHLEENPKTAKAILRKGMVAAEARESARKARQLIRERKGALGGGSLPGKLRDCSSKVVDKCELYLVEGDSAGGPAEGGRRREFQAILPLRGKIINAYKSREDKVLANEEIRSMISAIGAGIGAEQDISKRRYGRVVIMTDADVDGSHIRTLLLTFFYRQMYDLVARGHVYVAQPPLFRVRRGKNPARYVQTEEEMRMELLNLGLGDSVLESAEGVRIEGDAMSALVRHLAGLEDALLQLERRGVSLKMHAERQDPVTGKLPVYHVFFGLEEHWFTSRQEVDDFIAQKQHASTDEIVVEFGAAAITLQDIEAAQNGEAAQNGEANDAPDAVVAVKQRLRVVELHEVRTINTVLGELSPMGFEIDALIPQERTGEETSRFVIRRGESESGLDDLRGLPAAIRAAGEKGLQIIRFKGLGEMNAEELRDTTLDPAARTLLRVTMEDAAAADELFRVLMGDQVEPRREFIQKHALDVKNLDV